A stretch of Myxococcus hansupus DNA encodes these proteins:
- a CDS encoding outer membrane lipoprotein-sorting protein: MSHFSASLHGFAAAFSLLLSAPMVASAAEKASPPTAAPQPSAVEVLKQIDARMSFQSDYRGTVRLRELRKDGTEHLMELEVYRRDSSRDLLIYVTKPRHLAGGGYLRIGRNLWEYEASTGQWQRTTQRGNIVNTVSCEEDFDRSQLAENYDVKDEGMEVVSGTSFRKLHLTVKSGRLVSFEQLRLWVDPNFNIVKRIGYAPSGRVLRSDVIRSYQAIKDPLAAKVVYPYKEVLEVEESTGSQFTVRYDDVVLGALSPNMFTKTWLEGRVR, from the coding sequence GTGAGCCACTTCTCCGCATCCCTCCACGGGTTCGCCGCCGCGTTCTCCCTGCTGCTGTCCGCGCCGATGGTGGCCTCTGCCGCGGAGAAAGCGTCCCCGCCGACCGCGGCGCCCCAGCCCTCGGCCGTGGAGGTGCTGAAGCAAATCGACGCGCGCATGTCCTTCCAGAGCGACTACCGGGGCACGGTGCGTCTGCGCGAGCTGCGCAAGGATGGCACCGAGCACCTGATGGAGCTGGAGGTCTACCGGCGCGACTCCTCGCGGGACTTGCTCATCTACGTCACCAAGCCCCGCCACCTCGCGGGCGGCGGGTACCTGCGCATCGGCCGCAACCTCTGGGAGTACGAGGCCTCCACCGGGCAGTGGCAGCGCACCACCCAGCGAGGCAACATCGTCAACACCGTCTCCTGTGAAGAGGACTTCGACCGCTCGCAGTTGGCGGAGAACTACGACGTGAAGGACGAAGGCATGGAGGTCGTCAGCGGCACCTCCTTCCGCAAGCTCCACCTCACCGTGAAGAGCGGGCGGCTCGTGTCCTTCGAGCAGCTCCGGCTCTGGGTGGACCCGAACTTCAACATCGTGAAGCGCATTGGCTACGCGCCGTCCGGGCGGGTGCTGCGCTCCGACGTGATTCGCAGCTACCAGGCCATCAAGGACCCCTTGGCCGCGAAGGTCGTCTATCCCTACAAGGAAGTGCTCGAGGTCGAGGAGTCGACGGGCTCGCAGTTCACGGTGCGCTACGACGACGTCGTGCTGGGCGCGCTGAGCCCCAACATGTTCACGAAGACATGGCTGGAAGGGCGGGTGCGCTAG